In the Nicotiana tabacum cultivar K326 chromosome 16, ASM71507v2, whole genome shotgun sequence genome, one interval contains:
- the LOC107787579 gene encoding ATP-citrate synthase alpha chain protein 2 isoform X1, whose amino-acid sequence MARKKIREYDSKRLLKEHFKRLAGYDLAIKSAQVTESTDLNELVEKEPWLSSTQLVVKPDMLFGKRGKSGLVALNLDLAEVASFVKERLGKEVEMGGCKGPITTFIVEPFVPHNEEFYLNIVSERLGCSVSFSECGGIDIEENWDKVKTIFLPTGTSFTSEICAPLVATLPLEIKGVIEEFLKVVYTLFQDLDFTFLEMNPFTLVEGKPYPLDMRGELDDTAAFKNFKKWGNFEFPLPFGRVMSATESFIHGLDEKTSASLKFTVLNPKGRIWTMVAGGGASVIYADTVGDLGYASELGNYAEYSGAPNEEEVLQYARVVIDCATADSDGRKRALVIGGGIANFTDVAATFSGIIRALKEKESKLKAARMHIYVRRGGPNYQKGLAKMRSLGEEIGIPIEVYGPEATMTGICKQAIGCITAAA is encoded by the exons ATGGCCCGGAAGAAGATCAGAGAGTATGATTCCAAGAGATTGTTGAAAGAGCATTTCAAGAGGCTCGCTGGTTATGATTTGGCCATCAAATCTGCCCAG GTTACAGAATCAACTGATCTGAATGAGCTTGTAGAGAAAGAGCCATGGCTCTCCTCAACACAATTGGTGGTAAAGCCTGATATGTTATTTGGGAAGCGTGGAAAAAGCGGGCTAGTTGCCTTGAATCTTGATCTGGCTGAAGTTGCTTCTTTCGTGAAGGAACGGTTAGGCAAAGAG GTGGAGATGGGTGGATGCAAGGGGCCCATTACAACTTTCATTGTTGAGCCATTTGTACCCCACAATGAAGAGTTTTACCTTAACATTGTCTCAGAGAGACTTGGTTGTAGTGTTAGCTTTTCTGAATGTGGAGGAATAGATATCGAAGAAAACTGGGACAAG GTTAAGACAATCTTTTTGCCAACGGGGACATCCTTTACATCAGAGATTTGTGCACCACTTGTTGCTACTCTACCACTTGAG ATCAAAGGAGTAATTGAGGAGTTCCTCAAAGTGGTTTATACTTTGTTTCAAG ATCTGGACTTTACTTTCTTGGAGATGAATCCTTTCACGCTGGTCGAAGGAAAGCCTTATCCACTGGATATGAGGGGAGAGCTTGATGACACTGCTGCTTTTAAGAACTTCAAGAA GTGGGGAAATTTCGAATTTCCATTGCCATTTGGAAGAGTGATGAGTGCTACAGAGAGCTTTATTCATGGTCTAGATGAAAAG ACAAGTGCATCTTTGAAGTTCACAGTCTTGAACCCCAAGGGGCGAATTTGGACAATGGTTGCTGGTGGAGGTGCCAGTGTCATATATGCAGACACT GTCGGTGATCTTGGATATGCTTCTGAGCTTGGGAACTATGCAGAATACAGCGGTGCTCCAAATGAAGAAGAGGTCTTGCAGTATGCCAGAGTTGTAATTGAT TGTGCAACTGCAGATTCTGATGGTCGTAAGAGAGCCCTTGTGATAGGTGGTGGAATAGCCAACTTCACTGATGTTGCTGCCACATTTAGTGGTATAATTCGAGCTTTGAAGGAGAAG GAATCAAAGCTTAAAGCTGCAAGAATGCACATATATGTGAGGAGAGGAGGTCCAAACTACCAAAAAGGTCTTGCCAAAATGCGGTCTCTTGGGGAAGAAATTGGCATCCCAATTGAG GTATATGGACCTGAGGCAACCATGACTGGCATCTGCAAACAGGCTATTGGGTGCATCACTGCAGCTGCATAG
- the LOC107787579 gene encoding ATP-citrate synthase alpha chain protein 2 isoform X2, producing the protein MLFGKRGKSGLVALNLDLAEVASFVKERLGKEVEMGGCKGPITTFIVEPFVPHNEEFYLNIVSERLGCSVSFSECGGIDIEENWDKVKTIFLPTGTSFTSEICAPLVATLPLEIKGVIEEFLKVVYTLFQDLDFTFLEMNPFTLVEGKPYPLDMRGELDDTAAFKNFKKWGNFEFPLPFGRVMSATESFIHGLDEKTSASLKFTVLNPKGRIWTMVAGGGASVIYADTVGDLGYASELGNYAEYSGAPNEEEVLQYARVVIDCATADSDGRKRALVIGGGIANFTDVAATFSGIIRALKEKESKLKAARMHIYVRRGGPNYQKGLAKMRSLGEEIGIPIEVYGPEATMTGICKQAIGCITAAA; encoded by the exons ATGTTATTTGGGAAGCGTGGAAAAAGCGGGCTAGTTGCCTTGAATCTTGATCTGGCTGAAGTTGCTTCTTTCGTGAAGGAACGGTTAGGCAAAGAG GTGGAGATGGGTGGATGCAAGGGGCCCATTACAACTTTCATTGTTGAGCCATTTGTACCCCACAATGAAGAGTTTTACCTTAACATTGTCTCAGAGAGACTTGGTTGTAGTGTTAGCTTTTCTGAATGTGGAGGAATAGATATCGAAGAAAACTGGGACAAG GTTAAGACAATCTTTTTGCCAACGGGGACATCCTTTACATCAGAGATTTGTGCACCACTTGTTGCTACTCTACCACTTGAG ATCAAAGGAGTAATTGAGGAGTTCCTCAAAGTGGTTTATACTTTGTTTCAAG ATCTGGACTTTACTTTCTTGGAGATGAATCCTTTCACGCTGGTCGAAGGAAAGCCTTATCCACTGGATATGAGGGGAGAGCTTGATGACACTGCTGCTTTTAAGAACTTCAAGAA GTGGGGAAATTTCGAATTTCCATTGCCATTTGGAAGAGTGATGAGTGCTACAGAGAGCTTTATTCATGGTCTAGATGAAAAG ACAAGTGCATCTTTGAAGTTCACAGTCTTGAACCCCAAGGGGCGAATTTGGACAATGGTTGCTGGTGGAGGTGCCAGTGTCATATATGCAGACACT GTCGGTGATCTTGGATATGCTTCTGAGCTTGGGAACTATGCAGAATACAGCGGTGCTCCAAATGAAGAAGAGGTCTTGCAGTATGCCAGAGTTGTAATTGAT TGTGCAACTGCAGATTCTGATGGTCGTAAGAGAGCCCTTGTGATAGGTGGTGGAATAGCCAACTTCACTGATGTTGCTGCCACATTTAGTGGTATAATTCGAGCTTTGAAGGAGAAG GAATCAAAGCTTAAAGCTGCAAGAATGCACATATATGTGAGGAGAGGAGGTCCAAACTACCAAAAAGGTCTTGCCAAAATGCGGTCTCTTGGGGAAGAAATTGGCATCCCAATTGAG GTATATGGACCTGAGGCAACCATGACTGGCATCTGCAAACAGGCTATTGGGTGCATCACTGCAGCTGCATAG